In the genome of Manis javanica isolate MJ-LG chromosome 17, MJ_LKY, whole genome shotgun sequence, one region contains:
- the LRFN3 gene encoding leucine-rich repeat and fibronectin type-III domain-containing protein 3 has product MAVFPLLLCLLPLAPASSPPQPATPSLCPRRCRCQTQSLPLSVLCPGAGLLFVPPSLDRRAAELRLADNFIAAVRRRDLANMTGLLHLSLSRNTIRHVAAGAFADLRALRALHLDGNRLTSLGEGQLRGLVNLRHLILSNNQLAALAAGALDDCTETLEDLDLSYNNLEQLPWEALGRLGNVNTLGLDHNLLASVPAGAFSRLHKLARLDMTSNRLTTIPPDPLFSRLPLLARPRGSPASALVLAFGGNPLHCNCELVWLRRLAREDDLEACASPPALGGRYFWAVGEEEFVCEPPVVTHRSPPLAVPAGRPAALRCRAVGDPEPHVRWVSPQGRLVGNSSRARAFPNGTLELLVTEPGDGGIFTCIAANAAGEATAAVELTVGPPPPPQLANSTSCDPPRDGDPDALTPPSAASASASAKAADAGPPADRGVQVTEHGATAALVQWPDQRPIPGIRMYQIQYNSSADDILVYRMIQADSHSFLLTDLASGRTYDLCVLAVYEDSATRLTATQPVGCARFSTEPALRPCGAPHAPFLGGTMIIALGGVIVASVLVFIFVLLMRYKVHGGQPPGKAKGSAPVSSVCSQTNGAPGPTLAPTAPEPAAPRAHTVVQLDCEPWRPSHEPTGP; this is encoded by the exons ATGGCCGTCTTCCCACTACTACTCTGCCTGCTGCCACTGGCCCCTGCCTCATCTCCACCCCAGCCAGCCACACCCAGCCTGTGTCCCCGCCGCTGCCGCTGCCAGACACAGTCTCTGCCCCTAAGCGTGCTGTGCCCAGGGGCAGGCCTTCTGTTTGTGCCACCATCACTGGACCGCCGAGCAGCTGAACTGCGCCTGGCGGACAATTTCATTGCGGCTGTGCGACGCCGTGACCTGGCTAACATGACGGGCCTGCTGCATCTGAGCTTGTCACGTAACACCATCCGCCATGTGGCGGCTGGTGCCTTTGCTGACTTACGTGCCCTTCGTGCCCTCCACCTAGATGGCAACCGGCTGACCTCGCTGGGCGAAGGTCAGCTGCGTGGCCTGGTCAACTTGCGCCACCTCATCCTGAGCAACAACCAGCTGGCAGCCCTGGCAGCTGGTGCCCTGGACGACTGCACCGAGACACTCGAGGACCTTGACCTCTCTTACAACAACCTGGAACAGCTGCCCTGGGAGGCTTTGGGCCGCCTGGGCAATGTCAATACATTGGGCCTTGACCACAACCTGCTGGCTTCTGTGCCTGCCGGCGCCTTTTCCCGCCTGCACAAGTTGGCACGGCTGGACATGACTTCTAACCGCTTGACCACCATCCCACCCGACCCACTCTTCTCCCGCCTACCACTGCTAGCCAGGCCCCGTGGCTCCCCGGCCTCCGCCCTGGTGCTGGCCTTCGGTGGGAACCCCCTGCACTGCAACTGCGAGCTGGTGTGGCTGCGGCGCCTGGCGCGGGAAGATGACCTCGAGGCCTGCGCCTCCCCACCAGCTCTGGGTGGCCGCTATTTCTGGGCTGTGGGTGAGGAAGAGTTTGTGTGCGAGCCCCCTGTGGTGACTCACCGATCACCACCTCTGGCAGTGCCTGCAGGTCGGCCAGCTGCCCTGCGCTGCCGAGCAGTGGGGGACCCCGAGCCCCATGTGCGTTGGGTGTCACCCCAGGGCCGCCTGGTGGGCAACTCGAGCCGTGCTCGCGCCTTCCCTAATGGGACGCTGGAGCTGCTGGTCACTGAGCCAGGGGATGGTGGCATCTTTACCTGCATTGCGGCCAATGCAGCTGGCGAGGCCACGGCTGCTGTTGAGTTGACTGTGGGTCCCCCACCGCCCCCTCAGCTGGCCAACAGCACCAGCTGTGACCCCCCGCGGGACGGGGATCCTGATGCCCTCACCCCGCCCTCTGCCGCCTCTGCCTCCGCCTCCGCCAAGGCAGCTGATGCTGGACCCCCTGCCGACCGTGGGGTCCAGGTGACAGAGCATGGGGCCACAGCTGCTCTTGTCCAGTGGCCAGATCAGCGGCCTATCCCAGGCATCCGCATGTACCAGATCCAGTACAACAGCTCAGCCGATGATATCCTCGTCTACAG GATGATCCAGGCCGACAGCCACTCCTTCCTGTTGACAGACCTGGCATCAGGCCGCACCTACGATCTGTGCGTGTTAGCGGTGTATGAGGACAGCGCCACGAGGCTAACAGCCACCCAGCCAGTGGGCTGCGCCCGCTTCTCCACCGAACCAGCACTGAGGCCGTGCGGGGCCCCACATGCCCCCTTCTTGGGTGGCACCATGATCATCGCACTGGGTGGTGTCATCGTGGCCTCGGTACTGGTCTTCATCTTCGTGCTGCTTATGCGCTACAAGGTGCACGGCGGCCAGCCCCCCGGCAAGGCCAAGGGATCCGCACCCGTCAGCAGCGTCTGCTCCCAGACCAACGGCGCCCCGGGCCCCACGCTGGCCCCAACTGCCCCTGAGCCTGCTGCGCCCAGGGCCCACACCGTAGTCCAGCTGGACTGTGAGCCCTGGAGGCCCAGCCATGAACCCACGGGACCCTAG